A genomic window from Pecten maximus chromosome 6, xPecMax1.1, whole genome shotgun sequence includes:
- the LOC117329472 gene encoding heat shock 70 kDa protein 4-like, with protein MSVVGFDLGCLTCFVGVARAGGIETIANEYSDRCTPAYVSMNEKNRCMGVSAKNQNTTNLKNTVSCFKRLIGRKFNDPLVQEELKCYFKPYEVTEGPGGEIAIQVNYMGEKQTFTPTQMTAMLLTKLKETSETALKTKVVDVVVSVPAFFTDIERRAMLDACQVAGLNCLKVMSDTTAASLAYGIYKQDLPAETEKARTVVFVDMGYCSTQLAAVAFNKGKLKILGVECDRKLGGRDFDSELVRYFVDDFKTRFKVDAMTRPKALVRLTQECEKLKKLMSANSTPIPINIECFMDDKDVSGRMDREKFEEMTKHLMVKAETLFKALLQNTKLSPNDIYSVEIVGGCSRIPAVKNMVQQVFGKDPSTTLNADEAVARGCALQCAILSPTFRVRDFSLVDAQPYPITLSWEGNMEDDNTLEVFPKFHQIPFAKMMTFYRKEPFQLESFYTHAKDVPIPDPHIGRFNVTSVAPQKDGSSSKVKVKVRINNHGIFTVSSASMTEKLEDEPQGDQNGLEAMDTDSEKKSDDNGQGDPPSQTSTDGQTAEETPMQTDQDQQSNDQSPEKKAEEKTVEKEEKKKKKKTVKVVDLPIESRVPQMSKEQLHLLLERENQMIMQDKLEMERSNAKNAVEEYVYDLRDKLYSQLEEFAKEEERSAFSKCLSETEDWLYDEGEDQLKQVYINKLAELQKMGNPIQERFSEFQERPQAFEDFGKAIMMVRKFLDLCAQKDEKYSHIESKDVDKVSKCLKEKEDWYNTKLNQQNALKTFEKPIVLVSQIRQEKQLLESTCNPIMNKSKPKPKEEPPKDDKKEKKTDKETPSENAKSEEQTTAESTEAPKVDMDVD; from the exons ATGTCTGTTGTTGGCTTCGATCTGGGATGTCTCACCTGTTTTGTTGGAGTGGCACGGGCAGGTGGCATCGAGACCATCGCGAACGAATATAGCGATCGATGTACCCC AGCCTATGTGTCTATGAATGAAAAGAATCGCTGCATGGGAGTTTCTGCAAAAAATCAGAACACAACTAACCTAAAAAACACAGTTTCCTGCTTCAAACGCTTAATAGGACGGAAATTCAATGATCCCTTAGTACAGGAGGAGTTAAAATGCTACTTCAAACCTTATGAGGTCACAGAGGGACCAGGAGGAGAGATTGCAATACAG GTTAATTATATGGGAGAGAAACAAACCTTCACGCCCACACAAATGACTGCCATGCTACTGACCAAGCTCAAAGAAACCTCTGAAACAGCCTTGAAAACTAAAGTTGTTGATGTCGTTGTGTCG GTTCCAGCATTTTTCACAGATATTGAGCGTCGTGCTATGTTGGATGCCTGTCAAGTTGCTGGTCTGAATTGTCTCAAAGTCATGAGTGACACAACAGCAG CATCTCTGGCTTATGGTATATACAAACAGGACCTGCCAGCAGAGACAGAAAAGGCTCGTACTGTTGTGTTTGTAGACATGGGCTACTGTTCTACACAGTTAGCAGCTGTGGCCTTTAACAAGGGCAAGCTGAAG ATCTTGGGTGTGGAATGTGACCGTAAACTGGGAGGGCGAGACTTTGACAGTGAACTTGTGCGCTACTTTGTGGATGACTTCAAGACACGGTTCAAGGTAGATGCAATGACACGGCCGAAGGCCCTGGTCCGACTGACCCAAGAGTGTGAGAAACTGAAGAAATTGATGAGTGCTAACTCTACCCCTATCCCAATCAATATAGAGTGCTTCATGGATGATAAAGACGTCAGCGGCAGGATGGACAG GGAGAAGTTTGAAGAAATGACAAAACATTTGATGGTAAAGGCTGAGACACTATTCAAAGCCCTATTACAAAACACAA AGTTGTCACCCAATGATATATACTCTGTGGAGATCGTGGGGGGCTGTTCCAGAATACCAGCTGTTAAGAATATGGTACAGCAAGTGTTTGGGAAGGACCCAAGTACAACACTTAATGCTGATGAAGCTGTCGCTAGGGGATGTGCTCTTCAG TGTGCAATTCTGTCACCAACGTTCCGTGTGCGAGATTTCTCCCTTGTTGATGCACAGCCCTATCCTATAACACTGAGCTGGGAGGGTAACATGGAGGATGATAA TACACTGGAAGTCTTCCCTAAATTCCACCAGATTCCATTTGCCAAGATGATGACATTTTATCGTAAGGAACCATTCCAGTTAGAATCCTTCTACACACATGCTAAAGATGTACCGATTCCTGATCCACACATAG GACGTTTCAATGTAACAAGTGTCGCACCTCAAAAGGATGGATCAAGTTCAAAAGTCAAAGTTAAGGTCAGGATTAATAACCATGGGATCTTCACCGTGTCATCAGCCTCGATGACAGAGAAATTAGAGGATGAACCTCAGGGTGATCAGAATGGCCTGGAGGCCATGGACACGGACTCCGAAAAGAAGTCGGATGATAATGGACAAGGAGACCCTCCGTCACAGACCAGCACAGATGGACAAACCGCAGAGGAG ACACCAATGCAAACAGACCAGGATCAACAGTCAAATGATCAGTCACCAGAAAAGAAGGCA GAAGAGAAAACAGTTGAAAAggaagaaaagaagaaaaagaagaaaactgTGAAAGTGGTAGATCTACCAATTGAGTCCAGAGTACCCCAAATGTCCAAGGAACAACTACACCTCCTGTTGGAGAGAGAg AACCAGATGATTATGCAAGATAAGTTGGAAATGGAAAGATCTAATGCAAAGAATGCTGTTGAGGAGTATGTATACGACCTTCGCGACAAATTATATTCACAGCTCGAAGAATTTGCAAAGGAGGAA GAGCGTTCAGCATTCAGTAAATGTCTGAGTGAAACAGAAGATTGGCTTTACGATGAGGGAGAAGACCAGTTAAAACAGGTTTACATCAACAAACTTGCAGAACTCCAG AAAATGGGAAACCCAATCCAGGAAAGGTTCAGTGAATTCCAGGAACGGCCACAGGCATTTGAGGACTTTGGAAAGGCCATTATGATGGTGCGGAAATTCCTGGATCTTTGCGCCCAAAag GACGAGAAATACAGTCACATAGAGAGTAAGGATGTAGACAAAGTGTCCAAGTGTCTGAAGGAAAAGGAAGACTGGTACAACACAAAACTCAACCAACAGAACGCCCTGAAAACCTTCGAAAAACCCATTGTACTAGTCTCACAGATACGACAGGAGAAACAG TTATTAGAAAGCACGTGCAATCCAATCATGAATAAATCCAAACCTAAACCCAAGGAGGAACCACCCAAGGATGACAAGAAGGAGAAGAAGACTGATAAGGAAACACCAAGTGAAAATGCCAAGTCAGAGGAACAAACTACAGCCGAGTCAACAGAGGCCCCAAAAGTGGACATGGATGTAGATTGA